In Spartobacteria bacterium, the genomic stretch CGAATCCTTCTGATGTTCAGGCGTTACAGTTTATAGCCCAGATTCAATCTGAAATGGGGCGTAATGACGATGCCCGGCGATCGCTGGATGAGGCCATTGCCAGAAATCCGGCGGCAGCAGATGTGCTGACCCGTCGCGCGGTGCTGGATATACAAGACGGCAATGTGCAGGATGCAGAACGCTATCTGATGAAGGCGCTGGAAATGAACAACCAGTATGCGCCGGCTCTATTTAATCTGGCCACGTTAAATGACAAATACCTCGGTCATAAAGCCGATGCGAAAACCTATTATAAAGAGTACCTTTTGCTGGAACGGGACGGGCCTTATGTTCTGGAAGCTCGCAAGGCACTGACGGTTCCGCTCACAGAGGACGTGCTGATGGAGCTGGCTACAGCGACCCCGACGCCTCGTCCTACGGCAACCCGTCGTCCTACCGCAACGCCGATGCCTACGAGCGTTCCGCGCATTGAACCGACCTCTGTTCCGCAGCCGACGGCTACACCTGCTGCAACTGAGATTCCGACGGCCACGCCCGTACCTACAGTGGCTCCAACGGCGACGCCGCGGCCTCCCGCGCCCACACCCACACCCACGCCTGTGGTGGTTACGATGGATGCACAGGCTATCGAAACCTACAATCGTCACATGGAATCCGCGCGGGCCAGCTCCTCCGCCGGTAAACCCAATGTGGCGTTAAGTGAATTTATCAATGCGGCAAAAGTGGCCAGTGAATATGGACGAAGTGATCTGATGGAAGATGCCTTTGCCAATGGTGCCGCGCATTGCTTTGATTTAGCCCCGGCTCATTTTGCTTACGGCAAATTTCTGATGGCCAAGGGAAGATATCCCGATGCATTGAACTCCTTTAAACAGGCCAGTGTCCTGTCGCCGGGTAATCTGGCCATTCAGAAACCGCTGGCAGAAGCGGCGTTGAGATCTGAGGAGTTTGACACAGCTCTGATCGCTCTGAAAAAGATCCATTCTCAGGAGCCGGACAATGCCGATGCGCTGTGGAATATGGCACTGATTTATCATAACCGAACAGGACAGGACGCCAAAGCGATTGTTAACTTCCAGGAATATGTTTCACGTTTTCCCGACGGCGAGCATGTGGAGGAAGCGCGCCTGACGATTCGCGAAATCGTCGATCGTAAAATGAATAACGGTGAGGATGCAAAGAATGTGCCGCCCAAGGTGGATCGTCGTCCGGCAGTACCCACCGCCACGCCGGTGCCTGCGGTCATTCCTGCTAAAATAACTCCAGCCCGTCCCTCTGAGGCGGATCGCAAGAACGCACGTATGGCATACAATAAAGGGGTTCAGAGTGTGCGCTCCGGTGACTGGGATAAGGCGATCTATTATTTCAGACGGACTGTGGAGCTTGATCCGGAGATGGTGAAGGGCTGGTTTAATCTGGGTCTTTCCTACAAACAGCAGGGACAGAACGCCGAGGCGCAGCAGGCGTATATCAAATCGCTGGAGCTGAAGCCGGATATGTCGGCGGCCCGGTACAATCTTGCGCTGTTATATTTCGACCGGCAGCAGTTCACCAACGCCGAACGTGAATGCATTGAGCTGCTGCGCTTCAATTCCGATTATGCCAGCGCGCATCTTTTACTTGGATTGATCTACGAACGCAATCCGGCGACCAAAACCAAAGCGATTTACCATTACGAACAGTTCCTGCGGTTCAGCCCGAATGCTCCGGAAGCTCCCGGCGTGCGTCAATGGCTGCAACGCAATGAAAAATCATTCTCACGAACCTAGGAGACATATATGTCCGATTCCTATAAAGCCTACCGAGACCGGCAAATATCCATATGCGTTCAAAATGAACGGGGTATTCTGGCGGCTATGACCACCCTGCTGGGGCAGCATCATATCAATATTCTGGCGATGACATTGACGGGGGGGCAGGATCACGGGTATATGCGCATCGTGGTAGACCAGACCGATGCCGCCGTGGACATATTGGTTCAAAATGAATATCTGGCATTCGTATCCGATGTGGTTCTGCTGGAGATCGACAATACGCCCGGCGCACTGGGTGCGGTGGCAGAAGAATGGTGCCGGCGCGGGGTTAATATCGATTATGTGTATTGCGCCGGCGGTCCGGGGGTCAGTCGGGGACTGGTCGTTATACATGTTGATAATATTGATCTGGCACTGAATTAGATCACAGCAGCACGCGTTATTTCTTTTTTATACGAGATGAACAAGAACGATTGAACAGGACGATGGATTATATGACTCAATCCGAAAAAACAGCCTCATTGCCTCTTTCGACGACTCAGGGTGACGAATCGAATCTTTTTTTTGAACGCCAGAAAGGTGCTTTTTTCAGACGCGTAGATTGGACGGCGTTCTGGATTACCTTTCTTGTATCCTTTGCGGTGTATGCCTATACGCTGGCTCCGACGGTGACATTGGAGGATTCCGGGGAACTGGCTGTGGCGTCGGATTACCTGGGTGTTCCTCATCCGCCTGGGTATCCCATTTGGACGTTGCTGACGTGGTTTTTTCAGTGGGTTTTTAATTTTGTACAATACAACGGCCATCCGAATCCTGCATGGGGTGTCGGCCTTTGCTCCGGCTTTTTTGGTGCGCTGGCCTGTGGTATTGTTGCGTTACTGGTTTCCCGGTCGGCGGCCGATATGCTGCGTGGTATTGACCGCTTTACTGCGTCGGTGGGTACGCAGTCGGAAAGTCTGATTTGTCTGGCGAGTTCTGTATCGGCAGGGTTGCTGTTTGCGTTCAGCCCGGTACTCTGGTCGCAGTCTGTGATTGTGGAGGTGTACAGTCTGAATGCCTTCTTCCTGATGATCACCCTGTTGCTGTTCTACATGTGGATGGAACGTAATCATGACGTGAAATATTTATGGGCGTGCTGTTTCCTGTTTGGTCTGGGATTGACCAATCATCAGTCGCTGATGTTTCTGGGCCTGGGTCTGGCCATTGGTGTGCTCGTGGTGGACTGGCGTTTGGCTCTGGGTTTTCTTGGAGTATCCATCTGTCTGTTGGCGATGATTATCATCAATCGTGTCCTGGCCGCCGACGGCAATGCCGAATGGACCTGGTACGCCGGGCCGCAGCACATTGGATTCTGGTTCTGGAATGCTTACCTGTTTATTATTCCGGTTCTCGCTATTTTTGTGCTGCCAAAAGGCAGGATTATCGGGGTCTCTTTCCTTCTGCTGGAACTGGGCATTCTGTTCTATCTGCTGATGCCGCTGGCATCGGAGCAGAATCCACCGATTAACTGGGGTTATCCGCGTACCTGGGAAGGCTTTATGCATGCGATTACACGCGGGCAATACGAACGTATTGACCCCGTTGAGAATTTTAAGCAGATTATCCTGAATCCCTTCATGTTTTTGCGCCAGATCAATGCCATCGTATTGACTCCCAGGGATTATTGTTCAGTGGTGGCACAATTCACCCTGCCTGTTTCGCTGGTGTCGCTGGTTCCTTTGTTTTTTATCCGTCGCATTTCTGTGAAAACGAGGAAGTGGATTATTACGTCATTGGTGAGTTTCTTGTCCATGACTCTCATTTTTATCATTTTCCAAAATCCGAAGTTTGATGTTCAAACGCTGTTTATTATGCGGGTGCAATATATTCAGGCTCATGCCATTTTTGCGCTGTGGATCGGTTATGGACTATGTTTCGGACTAACCTATCTGGATGCTGTTTCCAGGGGGTTGAAGACCGTGTTGTATGCAGGGATTGCGTTGATATTGGCTTTGCCGCTGGTACCTATTCTGCGTAATGCCTATGATGACCATTTCATCGAACTCCTGGGCGGCTGTGAGCAGAACGGGCACAGCTTTGGCTGGCAGTTTGGCAACTGGGAACTGCAAGGGGCTCAGGGCATTGAAGACGACTTCCGTTATTGGTACGATGCCGAAGAATTTGCGAAGGCGTGGGCGGACTATCCCACACCCGGTTATCCTGAACCCATGGGCACCAATGCGATTTTCTTTGGCGGCACCGATCCCGGACGTTTTGTGCCGACGTATATGATTTATTCGGCCAAAGTGCGTGAAGATGTGTACCTGATTACGCAGAATGCCCTGGCGGACAATACCTACATGAATGTCATGCGGGATCTGATGGGAAATGATATATGGATTCCCTCTCAGCGCGACAGCAATCTGGCCTTCCGCCAGTATGTGGAAGATGTTCAGAACGGACGCGTCCCGCCCGGTGCCGCTATTTCCATGCAGGATGGCCGCGTCAGTGTTCAGGGTGTTCAGGGCGTCATGATGATCAATGGTATTCTGGCCAAAATGATCTTCGAAGAGAATAAGCACAAGCATCCTTTCTATGTCGAAGAGAGCTATGTCATCCCTTGGATGTATG encodes the following:
- a CDS encoding tetratricopeptide repeat protein → MRRLLITLFTTTLIAVTLLQGCGREPGEREYTLAMSKYKEGQLVHAKSLFESSINKRKGDAANAYAFNWLGVIEWKLGRKSDAKAYFEQSHRKNPTLPETLYNLGVMAYEEGNIEESLGYFNDCALSNPSDVQALQFIAQIQSEMGRNDDARRSLDEAIARNPAAADVLTRRAVLDIQDGNVQDAERYLMKALEMNNQYAPALFNLATLNDKYLGHKADAKTYYKEYLLLERDGPYVLEARKALTVPLTEDVLMELATATPTPRPTATRRPTATPMPTSVPRIEPTSVPQPTATPAATEIPTATPVPTVAPTATPRPPAPTPTPTPVVVTMDAQAIETYNRHMESARASSSAGKPNVALSEFINAAKVASEYGRSDLMEDAFANGAAHCFDLAPAHFAYGKFLMAKGRYPDALNSFKQASVLSPGNLAIQKPLAEAALRSEEFDTALIALKKIHSQEPDNADALWNMALIYHNRTGQDAKAIVNFQEYVSRFPDGEHVEEARLTIREIVDRKMNNGEDAKNVPPKVDRRPAVPTATPVPAVIPAKITPARPSEADRKNARMAYNKGVQSVRSGDWDKAIYYFRRTVELDPEMVKGWFNLGLSYKQQGQNAEAQQAYIKSLELKPDMSAARYNLALLYFDRQQFTNAERECIELLRFNSDYASAHLLLGLIYERNPATKTKAIYHYEQFLRFSPNAPEAPGVRQWLQRNEKSFSRT
- a CDS encoding ACT domain-containing protein; this encodes MSDSYKAYRDRQISICVQNERGILAAMTTLLGQHHINILAMTLTGGQDHGYMRIVVDQTDAAVDILVQNEYLAFVSDVVLLEIDNTPGALGAVAEEWCRRGVNIDYVYCAGGPGVSRGLVVIHVDNIDLALN
- a CDS encoding DUF2723 domain-containing protein, which codes for MDYMTQSEKTASLPLSTTQGDESNLFFERQKGAFFRRVDWTAFWITFLVSFAVYAYTLAPTVTLEDSGELAVASDYLGVPHPPGYPIWTLLTWFFQWVFNFVQYNGHPNPAWGVGLCSGFFGALACGIVALLVSRSAADMLRGIDRFTASVGTQSESLICLASSVSAGLLFAFSPVLWSQSVIVEVYSLNAFFLMITLLLFYMWMERNHDVKYLWACCFLFGLGLTNHQSLMFLGLGLAIGVLVVDWRLALGFLGVSICLLAMIIINRVLAADGNAEWTWYAGPQHIGFWFWNAYLFIIPVLAIFVLPKGRIIGVSFLLLELGILFYLLMPLASEQNPPINWGYPRTWEGFMHAITRGQYERIDPVENFKQIILNPFMFLRQINAIVLTPRDYCSVVAQFTLPVSLVSLVPLFFIRRISVKTRKWIITSLVSFLSMTLIFIIFQNPKFDVQTLFIMRVQYIQAHAIFALWIGYGLCFGLTYLDAVSRGLKTVLYAGIALILALPLVPILRNAYDDHFIELLGGCEQNGHSFGWQFGNWELQGAQGIEDDFRYWYDAEEFAKAWADYPTPGYPEPMGTNAIFFGGTDPGRFVPTYMIYSAKVREDVYLITQNALADNTYMNVMRDLMGNDIWIPSQRDSNLAFRQYVEDVQNGRVPPGAAISMQDGRVSVQGVQGVMMINGILAKMIFEENKHKHPFYVEESYVIPWMYAYMEPHGLILKMNAEPIPFIPPETVENDTKFWAWYTDFLLNDNGFNRDVVARKTFSKLRSAIAGLYASRQMLSEAENAFRQSIQLYPLSPEANFRLAEMMMQQRRFDDAHNIIESFLKEDPGNDKVGEFLNQIDSVKEMDTKRQLLEKEINTGQIDIMRALELADTYRQLNMQQQFQQLTSQILSQPDLPPQICLQIAQLYQMANRLDLLKNALMVYTSRDPGNFRGWIDLAAVQVGLNDQPGALKSLQQSIQYGGPQAVGVIQTDQRLAAMHANPEFRKLIPVAAMPQQNNPMGMQPMMPQGQGSLPFKGF